Proteins encoded together in one Labeo rohita strain BAU-BD-2019 chromosome 21, IGBB_LRoh.1.0, whole genome shotgun sequence window:
- the si:dkeyp-72g9.4 gene encoding LOW QUALITY PROTEIN: uncharacterized protein si:dkeyp-72g9.4 (The sequence of the model RefSeq protein was modified relative to this genomic sequence to represent the inferred CDS: inserted 1 base in 1 codon) translates to MAQLVSGQSVSYEVYVDSIIRXTTTVHPTTVEYTEQQSTITVMRPRSRLLAKRGLPTIREGYEELVQDLNQTNSQHTTTQDYFLSICHLARPTFPLHEPDCDILSIGPLDSPKPCLRLHRLRHLQPPQPHTSTSSDQTDEQAHKETARSPTSEPLQAQAAPEEDNGCRGDIPGSADPLEYLYSHRGALPLSTRRGSIPPRRPRSDTFPCCSSAPDTKRKSSCPELCLPETVPVATVLQRSPVSRKKLDDGNLAARTGISNKLDGAPGGWRGKSSRCMDKQTIVSHWISECRSAWKEARIRACMLPAIAEK, encoded by the exons ATGGCTCAGTTAGTTTCAG GACAGTCTGTCTCTTATGAAGTCTACGTTGACAGCATCATCC TAACAACAACAGTTCACCCAACAACAGTGGAATATACAGAACAACAATCTACAATAACAG TCATGCGTCCCAGGTCCAGACTCCTGGCTAAACGTGGCCTTCCCACCATCAGGGAGGGCTATGAGGAGCTGGTGCAGGACCTGAACCAGACCAACAGCCAGCACACCACCACACAGGACTACTTCCTCTCCATCTGCCATCTGGCCCGGCCCACCTTCCCTCTGCATGAGCCCGACTGTGACATCCTCTCCATTGGCCCTTTGGATTCCCCAAAGCCCTGCCTACGACTACACCGCCTGCGCCATCTGCAGCCTCCGCAGCCTCACACCTCCACAAGCAGTGACCAGACAGATGAACAAGCCCATAAAGAGACTGCCAGATCTCCTACGTCAGAACCGCTGCAGGCCCAGGCTGCCCCAGAGGAGGACAACGGATGCAGAGGTGATATCCCAGGCTCCGCAGATCCGCTGGAGTACCTCTACAGCCACAGAGGTGCGCTACCACTCTCCACCAGAAGGGGCAGCATTCCCCCGCGCCGGCCACGCAGCGACACCTTCCCGTGCTGTTCCTCTGCACCTGACACAAAGCGAAAAAGCAGCTGCCCAGAGCTCTGTCTGCCTGAGACGGTCCCTGTGGCAACAGTCCTGCAGAGGTCGCCGGTGAGCAGGAAGAAGCTGGATGATGGCAACCTGGCCGCACGCACCGGCATTTCCAACAAGCTCGATGGTGCCCCTGGTGGTTGGAGGGGAAAGAGCAGTCGTTGCATGGACAAACAGACCATAGTGTCTCACTGGATCTCAGAGTGCCGCAGCGCGTGGAAGGAAGCCCGCATTCGTGCTTGCATGCTGCCCGCCATTGCCGAGAAGTAA